Part of the Brassica oleracea var. oleracea cultivar TO1000 chromosome C8, BOL, whole genome shotgun sequence genome is shown below.
CATTTGCCCTTACTATATTTCGTTATTTACAATAAAACCTAACCCTAATTTTTCCAAAAGACGCAGCTTTCTCCATTGACGCAGTGTTTCTCCATCTCATCTCCATCTCCATCTCCGACGACTTTTGAGCTCTCTCATCTCCATCTCCGACGACTTTTGAGCTCTCTCATCTCATCTCCATCTCCGACGACTTTGGAGCTCTCTCATCTCCATCTCCAATTTTTGAGCTCTCTCATCTCATCCCCATCTCCGACGCAGACCTCGAGATCTTTCTTCTCCGACGACGCTAATCACGGGCTCGAAAATTCTCTCACTCGAGCTCTCTCTCTAACGTCATCGATCTCAAGCTCTCTCCATCTCTCTTGTCTCAGCCTCTGTCTCGAGTCTTCAGGTATGATGTTTGATGGGTTTTGTAGTCTCAGCCAATCAATCGTAGTGTTGGGTTTTGTTCATGTCTGGGTTCGTGAATTCCTCTTACACAAAGCTTATGTCTTTGTTGGGTTTTGCTAGGTAAGCTTATGTCTCATCGTTAACCCAAGCCCTTTCCTGTTTTCGAGATCTCTCTTCTCCGACGACGCTAATCACGGGCTCGAAGATTCTCTCACTCGAGCTCTCTCTCTATCGTCATCGATCTCAGGCTCTCTCCATCTCTCTTGTCTCAGCCTTCTTTCTCGAGTCTTCAGGTATGATGTTTGATGGGTTTTGTAGTCTCAGCCAATCAATCGTAGTGTTGGGTTTTGTTCATGTCTGGGTTCTTGAGTTCCCCTTACACAAAGCTTATGCCTTTGTTGGGTTTTGCTAGGTAAGCCTCGTCTCAAGCTTCGTCTCTCATCGTTAATCACCTTATTGTGTCGCTTCAAGTCTTCATCACCAATTCACCAAGCTTCTCTCACTCAAGCTCTCTCAAGCTCACTCTGTTTCTGGTAAGTTATCAACAACGCAAGTGGCTTTGATATAATTCATGATGGGTTTGTTGCTGTTGCTATATGTCTCGTTTTGAACCAATGTCTTTGAACAGCAGTCACTGGATACTTGTTTACCAGGGTATCAACTAGCTAACGTGAACGAACAATCATAGACGCAACTCGCCTGCTTCATTGCCTAGTGAAACCACTCGACAGTGGACAGAACCGAAGCAGATTTTACAATCAAAGCCTTAGTTTGATTCACTCATCGATCTCAGGCTCTCTCCATCTCTCTTGTCTCAGCCTCTGCCTCTGTCTCGAGTCTTCAGGTATGATGTTTGATTGGTTTTGTAGTCTCAGCCAATCAATCGTAGTGTTGGGTTTGTTGCTGTTGCTATATGTCTCGTTTTGAACCAATGTCTTTGAACAGCAGTCACTGGATACTTGTTTACCAGGGTATCAACTAGCTGTTCATTGCTTATTCTTTCTGCTTTTTTTTTGCAGGTCTCAGGCTCGCAAGCTCACTCTCTCGATGGCAATAGATGTAAGCTCAGACCCTTTCTTGTTTGCATTTATGTATAGAAATGTCTTTAGGTTGTATGGAACTTGAGTTTATGTGTATAGAACTGTGTTTAGGTTGTATGGAACTTGAGTTTATGAGTTTATAAATGGAACTTGTTGTATGTGTTTTGCTTTAGACTTGGAAACCTGAGGAAACTAGATATTTTTTCGAACTCTATGATATGGCTGGTATATCAATGAATAAAGTGGGGAAAGCCAGAAGAGAGAAGAAAAGGAAATAAGGCTGGTATATCAATGAATAAAGTGGGGAAAGCAAACATTATGGAGGCGTTTGAACAGCGGTTTAAGAAGAATTTACCTGATTGGAAGCCCTACAAGAGCAAGTACGACACCACTAGGAAGAAATACATCAAGATTAAGACGCTGACTCAAAACAGGACAGAGCTTGGGTTTGATGACATGGGAAGGATTGACATGTCAGATGATTGGTGGAGTGAACGCGAAAGGGTCAGTTTCACATTATTCTCTCTTCAGTTTCACATTTTATTATATAGCATAATGATGATAAGCAGCTTATATTACATGTTTTTTCTCTGTTAATGACATTGCTATCACTAACTTACTCTTTCTTTTTTGCTGTATAGGAGAGTCCAGGGATTAGGAGATCTGTATGCAAAGAGATTAGTAACATGGATGTTTGAAGCAGAATTTGGTGGTGTAGTAGTAACTGGAGCTGAAGGATGGAGCGCTCAACATGGAGAAGCCAGTTTGAACTCTAGAGTGGGTGAAGATGATCGTGATGATGAAGCTGATTCTCAGCCAGCAGCAGAAACTCAAGCATTGGAGACAGAAACACAGCCACAAGCCCCACGCCAAACTCAGCCATCGACTCAGAATCATTTTGGAAGTTCAAGAGCAAAAAGAAGGCGTAAGGAGAAAGACATGGTTGTAGAAGCTTGTGTGAAACGGACTGAAGCTCTTGAGGTGAAGAACAAAATAGCGGAACTGATGTTGGAGCGTCAAGAAGCTTTTAGTATTGAGAATGTGTTGGAGATATTGTATGCTTTGCCTGAAGTGAGAGAGTGGTCTCCACTATATGAAGCAGCAATGGAAATTCTCATAGATAATGAAGGGAACCGAAGAGCCTTTGTAACAATGAAGACAGATGAAGCTAAGATTAGGTTTCTGGAGCTTAGGACTAAGATAAAACGCGATGATGACTAGTATGGAATCTAGGATTAGTCTTCTTTTGTGATCTTGATGGAACTAGTATGGAGCTTAGGACTAGTCTTATTTGTGATCTTGTTGGAACTACTATGGAGTTTAGAATTAGTCATCTTTTGTGATCTTGCTGGTCTGATCTTTGTATGAGTCTTTTGTGATCTTGTTGGTTTGATCCTTGTATGAACTCTGCCTTTTGTGGCTTTATATATATGGCCTTTTTATGTTTCTTTACTTGCTGTATCCACATTTATAAATGTGTAAAACAGGTTGGTCTTAGGATGATTTTATTACAGGTCATGTTTCTGACGAAACAGGTTGGTCATTTATATTGTGTCTTGTTACTTGGTCATTTACTTGTGTCATTTATATTAGGTTGTGTCTTGTATTGCTTTCATTGATCTCTACATATTGTTTTGGTGCTGATAATAATCTTATACATTGTTTTGTAGATGCTTGAAAGATGGATATTGCAAGATGAAGATGGAGATTATGATGATGAACTTGGTTTGTTTGATGCGCCTATTACTGAGAGATTGAGTCATAGAACAGATAGAGGAGCAGGATGGCGACATGTTCAACAACTTATGTATGAATCTGATCAGCAGTGTTATGACATTCTTCGCATGAATCAAAGGACGTTTGAAGCTTTGTGCAAGATGCTAGGTGAGCGATATGGATTGAAAGAGACTCACCATGTCTACCTTGAGGAATCTGTTGCGATGTTTCTCGAGACTGTTGGTCAAGATAAGACGAAGCGGGATATTGCTGCAAGGTATCAAAGATCAGTGGATACGGTCCAAAGGAAGCTTGATGAAGTTTTGAGTGCTCTTCTCAAGTTTGCGGAGGATACACTAAGACCACAGGAAGGCGAGTTTGGAAGAGTAAGTCCTGTTTTGAGAAATGATGATCGGTATTGGCCTCATTTCAGAGATTGTATCGGAGCACTTGATGGAACGCATGTCCCAGTTCGCCCTCCAAGTCAAAATGCAGAAGCATACAGAGGCAGTGATTGAGAGGACATTTGGAGTATGGAAAGCAAAATGGAGAATTTTGGATCGTAAGCATCCAAAGTATGGTCTGGTCAAGTGGATTAAGCTGGTGACAGCGACGATGGCGCTACACAACTTCATAGGTGATTCACATCGGGAAGATCATGATTTTGTACAGTGGCAAAGTGGTGATGGTGGAGAAGGAGAAGAAGCTGATAGTGACGGTGATGAAGAAGAAGAAGAAGAAGATGATGATGATGATGGTGGTGGTGGTGGACATATTGTATATGAGCCAGCCGGTGATAGAGCGATGGAAGCTTTGCATGATAACATCACAAATGAATATGGTAGAGGTCGTTTACCGTTTTAAATGTTTTTTTTTTTGCTTATAACTTTTTGATGATCATTTATATGTGATATTTATTTAAGACTTAATGTTTTTTCTTTTATAATCAACTTAATGTATTATTTAGCTTTTGTTTAGTGATAAATATTTTGAAGTATTATTTTTGTTTTAACTTAGCTTATAATTAATGATAATGATAAAAAAAATATTTTTATATTCGTATATTTGACCAAAAATTTATATACCAAGTAAACATAATATTTTAATGGATGTAAATATATTTAAATTACATTTTTTTATTTAAAATACAATTTTACAAAAAATTTAAAATAAAATATGAAGAAATAAAAATGGTCGCAACGTCTATCAAACGTATAACCCAAAAATCTGTTTCCTGCATCGGCGTCAGCGTCAATCTCCTGCGTCTTCTAAACGAACAATATAATCTTTTATATTCTTCGAATATTCTAAGATTTATATTTAAATTAACTTTTAAAAATGAAACTAACAGAATTTTATAAGCTTTTGTTAACAAACCCCGTTATTTTATCCCTAATATCTATATTAAAATCATTAATAATGGAAAGAAAACTCTATAAATACTAACATGTCTCGAACACAACCATTCACCAAAGCTTGAAACAAAAAAAGGTAAAAGTAGTCTACATAATTAATCGTACATACATTCATTCATATACAAAACTAATGTTACTATATATTAAATAATTTTATGTCGAGACATCATGGCTGATCAAACAAGAACTCCTTTGCAAACACCAACTGTTCAGGTGATTCTCTTTTTTTCTTTAATTTTTATCGTTCATACATGTTATTGTTTTTACAAAACGTAGTTTTCTTCCCTATTGTTTAATTTTCATCTCAAGTATTCCATATTTTATTGTATTATTAGCATGATGATTATTTTTATGGTCACTTTGCATTTTTAGGTGATTCTCATATCTGACTTTTCTCTTTAACGTTCATGTAGTTTCTTTTTTTTTTTTACAAAACCATTTTTTCTTCCTTGTTTGATATTTCATTTTGCGTGTGTAGAGATAGCATGATTATTTTTATGGTCACTTTGGATTTTTTTAAGGAATTCCAATATCTAGTAGTATTCCGGCTCTACGCGCCGGATTCATATGTTTTATTCTCTAATGAGTTAACGATTATTTTTTTTGATCCATTTGATAAGGGTACGTGAGAGTAGTGTTACTTGTTTTGAAGTTGTTTAAGTCAAAGATGAATAATAGAAATGGTTTTCATAGACTAATGTAATAAAATTAGAATAAATAGATGATATTTTCACCAAAGTAAATATAGTTAAACTTAAAACATAAAATAAAGTCGATGTTCCAAAAAGAAACACGTAAAATTCATATGTTTGTTTTGTGATTATCTTTTTCGAACAAAATAAAAAATTCTTTTATCCTATTAAAGTACTAACAATCCTCGCGTGTTTTGTCCATGTCATGGATGTAGCATCTGTTAGGGGTTTTATTGTGGACGTATAAGTTAAATAATTTGTCATCAAAATGATATTAAATCTAGTAAGTCAATTCTTAATCATGGTCTAGCATTGCTCTTAGCGTCAGTGAACTATCTCCGGCTTCCATGCACGGATCTAACCGGTGTTCCCGAAGTTACTCTGAGGCAGCCGCCCCTGACTGTCAAGTTGTCCATTGCGATGAGTTTGAAGTTGCGTTTCAAGTAGTAGCTCTGGATCACTGACCGGCGGTTCTACCGGTTGAGAACTCTCTCGGCGGAATGTTTATTGTATATTTTTTTGTTGGGTTAAAATACTATTTTACTATATATTTGGAATAATAATGTTTAATCGTCAAATTTATCTCTCTTAAATAAATAACACTTACAATTTTAGAAATATATTTTAATATCTCTATTATTTTAATATATTATAATTTTTCCTTATCATATAAAAATGATAAATAACTTAATGTGTGGGGTATATGTTAGGTGGTAAACTATATGATAAGGGTTGTTTCCATATCTGAGAGTGTCCACATAAATATGTTTGCTTCACTACTGGGGTATCCACATAGGATTCCAACTCACTAATTCAGATCTTCTCAGCGTGACACCTGTCCATTTATACTATACGATGCGTTTCATTTTAAAAAAAATGGGTTACGGTTTTATGTGGGCTTTACGTTTACTCTAAGGACCCATCTCGATAGTGAGAATCCCTAAACGTCGATTTTGATTCTAGCATTCACCACATTCTCGAGAGATTGAGCCGCCGACATTGACGTGATGAATCTGTTGGTAGTTGTCTCACGTCGTTTGATCTTCTTCCTCACTGATCGAAACGTTCACGGTAAGAGACGCATAGCCTTAAACCCCTTCTTAATCGAGCCACTACGATCTTATTTAATGTGAACTTCTCTTATGTGAGATGGTGTACCTGCAACTATAAAAGAAAGTTAGACATCCTCTTCTCAAAATCATATTTTCAATTTGATTTACGAAATAAACTTGCTCTAAGAGAAATGGCTAATATCAAAGTTCTTCTCTTACCTTATTAGTCTCAGCAACCTCCTTGCCATGCCACCCCACGACTTCTCCTGTCATCTATATCGCAGGTCAGATTGATCTCCGGTGGTCCAACCGCGATTGCATCCCTCCATGGTCGTGTTTAAGCTTCTCCGCGGCGTGAGTCGTGTTCCTCTTTTCACCGCCGCGACCTTCTAATCTCACATCCAACAGCCATCTCAGCTCGCACAGTCGTCGATGTCACCTACAATTGCAGAGGATCTCAAACCGCCATCAACAGGCGACGAGCCTAATCCCAGAGTTTGAGATCGGCCGATATAGGTGTAGAAGACCCTCGATCTGATAAATAACTTAAGTTACATCTATTTGTAGTTTGGTCCTTTTTCTTTTGTTTCTTTTTGAATTTAGTCTCACCTAACCAAAGGACAACTCCAACCGTTTATATGCAATTAAACACATTAACCTTTTCTTATTTTTTTTTTGTCGAGATGATGATGTTCCAAGCCCATATTGTTTACAGATATGTATATGTATATGTATATGTATATGTATAAATAGAAATGATAGTTTCATAGTATCTATATATCTATTTCAAAATATTTACAGTTATAACGAATAAGTTATTTATTTTATGTCATGTATATCATTAGTTTTAAGAAAGAAAAAAAATAATCATGAAACAAATATATAATGGAGAGCGGAAATAATTTTATTCTACTAATTCCAATATTATAATTTTATGAAAATCTATTCACCTATTGTTATAGTTATAATTATATTTTTTTTAAAAATATAGTAAAATAAATAATTATAATAAATTAAACATTAAAACAATTTTATACTATTAATTTATTTATTCGCCCGTCCGTAGGGCGGGTTTACCCTAGTAAATTATAATATCTATTAGTTTATAAAAAATCAGTTTTAGAATTTTATAGATTTTATATGTTTTGAATTATATTTTTATGCAAAAAGAGTTTTTAAAAGTATGTTTATTAATTAAATTTTACAAATTCAAATTTCATGTTATTTTATTCGACCATTTGATGTATTGAAATTATGTAGCTTAAATGCAGATGCAGTTTTACATGGAAAGTAAAAAAATAACATCAAAATATGTTGAGGTTTTTAGTAAAACGAAAAATGAACTACTTTGTGAAAACAAATAATCAAATATTTTGTTTATATTTATGTAAATTTTGTATACATTATTTATTAATTTATGTTTATATTGTGAACATATATTTATAAGAGTTTTTTTCGAAAAATATATTTATTTTACTGAATTTAGTCATATTTTACCCTGATCTAATTCTAAACCAAAAAAAAAATTAATTTTTTTTATGTTGGTAATTTATCGAATATTAAGTTTTAATGTTTTTACAATATTGTTAGTAGTGTAATGTTGGTAGTTCTTTTATTAGTGTTATTTTATAAACAAAAAAAAATTATTAATTTTTTTATGTTGGTAATTTATCGAATATTAAGTTTTAATTTTTTTTACAATATTGTTAGTAGTGTAATGTTGGTAATTCTTTTATGAGT
Proteins encoded:
- the LOC106308567 gene encoding uncharacterized protein LOC106308567, which gives rise to MLERWILQDEDGDYDDELGLFDAPITERLSHRTDRGAGWRHVQQLMYESDQQCYDILRMNQRTFEALCKMLGERYGLKETHHVYLEESVAMFLETVGQDKTKRDIAARYQRSVDTVQRKLDEVLSALLKFAEDTLRPQEGEFGRVSPVLRNDDRYWPHFRDCIGALDGTHVPVRPPSQNAEAYRGSD